The following proteins are co-located in the Maridesulfovibrio sp. genome:
- a CDS encoding class I adenylate cyclase, whose product MAETETHDTLLGELRRLNLYPPEERQLADLRYKIDGKFSREQTPPDAIESAKYAMLFYGLCLKAIELEAEQSGKISYAPVPEDTTEDLCLDYLSQMGPCGRNLAASLLCNRMLPFSRLKSWFSRQPKDTAIAVADRMLVAHNDEVPERIKFAESVIEQAKGIALLDSIEFFNKNGTRKGQLTFKSLSKFISGNYGKECRRQLHEPESLEEITLCADSMPPYPDGEMVADISFHLKTMDPIIMEKVLRAVERLADEIDDELLKEVLPLAQSPSLPLAKAAMDIITKFGGSRRGRIFAQIFNEAPKLRAELINRVPLLNSENFTRFMKEISVGYHTPVLAVLFSTISEEDPQCFGQLLNNVLKISRSNKKNSLKPILAGVMDIDSLSEPVRPEMPEGKRVPGVDFIKQGGPIVLNIENKEQEQTGFKRIFGKNIVQSDGMPDIHTDGQITNQRLHKLNKWKSLSRGLTIQNSTFSACEFKESFMEECIFRNCTFEGCTFSNTIFLESEFKDCNFNSSSLDEATFYDCEFENCTFNTSHLDSAVTFLSNFKNCKFNAIAAPGAYFCRTRFNGVMFQICDLREAFFYKADVKGCDFTFSNFETTLFKDSNVYYSSFTQCNTGHCRVSNVKSESPVMLKAMQRTFASKLSNRERHKKRSAGFGEINEYGRGVLHKAIKRWYALKDIEHCHACFAENNSRRLDWAESKLDSKSKKLLKIIPALLHTNVFEIKSGMDPLNMSSRICSYELTPQVISLLDEFFPETKYEISTESATPIEAFMSIGSTGTIAQTPDSDLDCWVCCNFAGKSPENRERLGVKLQAIEKWALNEFGLEIHFFIMDTREIRDNIFGLSDEESSGSAQSAILKEEFYRTALLLAGKPPLWWFTPPEASDKAYADSKKKVALLKGKDFCVDLGNIPNIPVEEFFGASLWQIVKGIKSPFKSIMKFGLLELYTSDSKYSLLCEKLKKNILSGKRRIKRVDPYMRLYQELADFYRTQGNDEYIWLTAMALRLKCGLVNEREIQSTPSRAEEIELIEFTMNLSGEETGAFEDFKDLSDFGSVAELGRRVNQFMVNTYMKVRGEQDKFPGVSITPEDLTRLGRVIFSAFAKRTNKILRLSLPGPRTHFFNSINISRTEKSNIWNIYGEYPDESGARNILTRIESGPDLNYMLVWLALNGLYDQNMQVKTDISSGPLREREIKKLFSDMMQFFPPKKTFNVLIEETLNPERLIKGFFIVNLCVPPESKKVQEVHLVYSTNWGEVFCRPLKVNMKLIETPEQYLKEELGALCNGEIQMNQFVPQNAECPYLKIPVN is encoded by the coding sequence ATGGCTGAGACAGAAACACATGACACCCTGCTTGGAGAACTACGCAGGCTGAATCTCTATCCCCCGGAAGAGCGTCAACTTGCGGATTTGCGCTATAAAATAGACGGCAAATTCAGCAGGGAACAGACTCCTCCGGACGCAATAGAGTCTGCAAAATACGCCATGTTGTTCTATGGTCTATGCCTGAAAGCCATTGAACTGGAAGCAGAACAAAGCGGCAAGATTTCTTATGCTCCGGTCCCTGAAGATACTACCGAAGACCTGTGTCTCGACTATCTTTCGCAGATGGGGCCGTGCGGAAGAAATCTGGCTGCTTCTCTGCTCTGCAACCGTATGCTTCCATTTTCCCGTCTTAAAAGCTGGTTTTCCAGACAGCCCAAAGACACTGCCATTGCTGTGGCAGACCGCATGCTGGTTGCCCATAACGATGAAGTTCCGGAAAGAATTAAATTTGCTGAATCAGTCATTGAACAGGCTAAGGGGATAGCACTGCTCGACAGCATCGAATTCTTCAATAAAAACGGGACCCGCAAAGGGCAACTGACCTTCAAGTCATTGTCTAAATTCATTTCCGGAAACTATGGCAAAGAATGCCGCAGGCAACTGCATGAACCGGAAAGCCTAGAAGAAATAACCCTCTGCGCTGATAGCATGCCCCCCTACCCTGACGGGGAAATGGTTGCGGATATTTCATTCCATCTGAAAACCATGGACCCCATCATCATGGAAAAGGTGCTCCGCGCGGTGGAAAGATTGGCCGATGAGATTGACGACGAGCTGTTAAAAGAAGTTTTACCTCTGGCGCAATCCCCTTCCCTGCCTCTGGCCAAGGCAGCCATGGATATCATCACAAAATTCGGAGGCAGCCGCAGGGGACGGATTTTCGCTCAGATTTTCAATGAAGCCCCAAAACTCCGTGCAGAATTGATCAACAGAGTTCCTCTGCTCAACAGTGAAAACTTCACCCGCTTCATGAAGGAGATTTCCGTAGGCTACCATACTCCGGTCCTGGCTGTCCTTTTTTCAACAATCAGTGAAGAAGACCCGCAGTGCTTCGGACAACTATTAAACAATGTCCTGAAAATCTCGCGCAGCAATAAGAAAAACAGCCTCAAACCGATTCTGGCCGGCGTCATGGACATCGACAGTCTTAGCGAACCGGTTCGCCCTGAAATGCCGGAGGGCAAAAGAGTCCCCGGGGTCGATTTCATCAAACAGGGCGGTCCTATTGTACTGAACATTGAAAACAAAGAGCAGGAACAGACCGGATTTAAACGCATTTTCGGCAAAAATATTGTTCAATCAGACGGCATGCCCGACATACACACCGACGGGCAGATAACCAACCAAAGACTGCACAAGCTCAACAAATGGAAAAGCCTCTCCCGAGGTCTGACCATTCAAAATTCAACTTTTTCCGCCTGCGAATTCAAAGAATCATTCATGGAAGAATGCATCTTCAGAAACTGCACTTTTGAAGGCTGCACTTTCAGCAATACAATTTTTCTGGAATCAGAATTCAAGGATTGCAACTTCAACAGCTCTTCCCTTGATGAAGCAACTTTTTATGATTGTGAGTTTGAAAACTGTACTTTTAACACCTCACACTTAGACTCCGCAGTGACTTTCCTTAGCAATTTCAAGAATTGCAAGTTCAATGCAATTGCTGCTCCCGGAGCTTATTTCTGCCGGACACGTTTCAACGGAGTGATGTTTCAAATCTGCGACCTGCGCGAGGCTTTCTTTTATAAAGCTGATGTCAAAGGCTGCGACTTCACTTTCTCAAACTTCGAAACCACTCTCTTCAAAGATTCAAACGTCTATTATTCATCCTTTACGCAGTGTAATACCGGACATTGCAGGGTAAGCAATGTAAAATCAGAATCACCTGTTATGCTCAAAGCAATGCAACGGACATTTGCATCAAAGCTCAGCAACAGGGAAAGGCATAAAAAAAGATCTGCCGGATTCGGAGAGATCAATGAATATGGACGAGGGGTTCTGCACAAAGCCATAAAACGCTGGTACGCGCTAAAGGATATCGAACACTGCCATGCCTGCTTTGCAGAAAATAACAGCAGAAGACTGGACTGGGCTGAATCCAAGCTGGACAGCAAGAGCAAAAAACTCCTGAAAATTATTCCCGCTCTGCTGCATACAAATGTGTTTGAAATCAAATCGGGAATGGATCCTCTGAACATGAGTTCAAGGATTTGCAGCTATGAACTTACTCCGCAGGTAATCAGCCTGCTGGATGAATTTTTTCCGGAGACAAAATATGAAATCAGCACGGAATCAGCCACTCCCATAGAAGCTTTCATGTCCATCGGCAGTACCGGAACCATAGCCCAGACCCCGGACTCCGACCTTGATTGCTGGGTATGCTGTAATTTTGCAGGGAAGTCCCCCGAAAACAGGGAAAGGTTAGGCGTCAAATTACAAGCCATTGAAAAATGGGCCCTGAACGAATTCGGTCTTGAAATTCATTTTTTCATCATGGATACCCGTGAAATCCGCGATAATATTTTTGGATTAAGTGATGAAGAGAGTTCCGGTTCAGCGCAAAGCGCCATATTAAAAGAAGAATTCTACCGCACAGCACTGCTGCTGGCGGGCAAGCCTCCCCTGTGGTGGTTCACCCCGCCCGAAGCCAGTGACAAAGCATACGCTGACAGTAAGAAGAAAGTAGCTTTACTCAAAGGCAAAGATTTTTGTGTGGACCTCGGCAATATCCCTAACATTCCGGTCGAGGAGTTCTTCGGGGCCTCACTCTGGCAGATTGTAAAAGGGATCAAAAGTCCTTTTAAATCAATAATGAAATTCGGTTTACTCGAGCTTTACACCTCGGACAGTAAATATTCCCTGCTTTGCGAGAAACTGAAAAAGAACATCCTCAGTGGAAAGCGCAGGATAAAACGGGTTGATCCATACATGCGGCTATATCAGGAGCTTGCAGACTTTTACCGCACGCAAGGTAATGATGAATACATCTGGCTGACAGCCATGGCCCTGCGCCTGAAATGCGGTCTGGTCAATGAAAGAGAGATCCAGTCCACCCCAAGCAGAGCCGAAGAAATTGAATTGATAGAATTCACCATGAACCTCTCCGGAGAAGAAACCGGAGCTTTTGAGGACTTCAAGGATCTTTCTGATTTCGGTTCCGTGGCTGAACTGGGCAGGCGGGTCAACCAGTTTATGGTCAATACCTACATGAAGGTCCGTGGCGAGCAGGACAAGTTCCCCGGAGTATCCATCACCCCGGAAGATCTTACCCGCTTGGGCAGAGTAATTTTTTCTGCCTTTGCCAAGCGCACCAACAAAATCCTGCGCCTATCCTTGCCCGGGCCCAGAACACACTTTTTCAACTCCATCAATATATCCCGCACTGAAAAGAGTAATATCTGGAATATTTACGGGGAATATCCTGACGAATCCGGAGCAAGAAACATCCTGACCCGAATTGAGTCAGGACCGGACCTCAACTACATGCTGGTCTGGCTGGCCCTGAACGGCTTGTATGACCAAAACATGCAGGTCAAAACAGATATCAGTTCCGGACCTCTGCGGGAACGTGAAATAAAAAAACTATTCAGCGACATGATGCAGTTCTTCCCGCCCAAGAAAACTTTCAACGTGCTAATTGAGGAGACCCTCAATCCTGAACGCCTTATAAAAGGTTTCTTTATCGTGAACCTGTGCGTTCCTCCTGAAAGTAAAAAAGTGCAGGAAGTACATTTGGTCTACAGCACCAATTGGGGTGAGGTCTTCTGCAGGCCGCTCAAAGTTAATATGAAACTGATTGAAACCCCGGAGCAATACCTCAAGGAAGAATTGGGGGCTCTTTGCAATGGAGAAATTCAAATGAACCAGTTTGTTCCGCAGAATGCAGAATGTCCGTACCTAAAAATTCCGGTAAATTAG
- the rlmD gene encoding 23S rRNA (uracil(1939)-C(5))-methyltransferase RlmD — MSNDNKPICKGDIIETKIESLAFGGKGIGRYEGLTLFVEGVVPGQTVRCEITKLKKRFAEARRTEIIDHVEDEQTPACKYFGSCGGCLHQDIKYPAQTFWKGRQVCETLERIGKIGPETPGMGKEALPSPLEYGYRNKMEFSFHGIGDSLKLGFKRRGSEIDVLNISSCPLLPEQCADIPALVRDYCASTNVGAYRHNRGGYWRKLVVRFSHHSGEMMIHLLTGPAKSHHTIKGLGKLLFDNVPQLKSFVHSTRKGRADLATGERLISVTGQEHIIETLPRADGGEVSYRITPNAFFQTNSKGAEVLYRKSAELAAPKADDVVWDLFCGSGGIGMFMAKDVGRMIGIEVSEESVQSAKDNAMLNGLENTQYIVGNLASEKGLPEDLPHPDMVIVDPPRSGVPDPSLQKLIELEPEKILYISCNPSTLARDAAKMEGKYKLERFAAVDMFPHTAHVESIALLTKTG, encoded by the coding sequence ATGAGTAATGATAACAAGCCCATCTGTAAGGGCGATATAATTGAAACAAAAATCGAATCACTGGCCTTCGGAGGCAAAGGCATCGGCCGCTATGAAGGGCTGACCCTGTTTGTTGAAGGAGTTGTGCCGGGACAGACAGTTCGCTGCGAGATCACCAAACTTAAAAAAAGATTCGCAGAAGCACGCCGCACTGAAATCATCGACCATGTGGAAGATGAGCAGACACCGGCATGTAAATATTTTGGGTCCTGCGGAGGCTGCCTGCATCAGGATATTAAATATCCCGCCCAGACCTTCTGGAAAGGACGGCAGGTATGCGAAACTCTGGAACGCATCGGCAAGATCGGGCCGGAGACTCCGGGCATGGGTAAAGAAGCCCTGCCTTCGCCGTTGGAATACGGCTACCGCAACAAAATGGAGTTTTCCTTCCACGGCATCGGCGATTCCCTGAAACTGGGCTTCAAACGGCGTGGATCGGAAATAGACGTTCTGAATATTTCCAGCTGCCCGCTGCTCCCCGAACAATGTGCCGACATTCCGGCACTGGTCCGTGACTATTGTGCGAGCACGAATGTCGGTGCCTACCGCCACAATCGCGGCGGGTACTGGCGTAAGCTGGTTGTCCGCTTTTCCCACCACAGCGGGGAGATGATGATTCACCTGCTGACCGGACCGGCCAAATCCCACCACACCATCAAGGGATTGGGCAAACTCCTTTTTGACAACGTCCCGCAGCTAAAAAGCTTCGTGCACTCCACCCGCAAAGGACGTGCCGATCTCGCCACCGGCGAAAGGCTTATATCTGTAACCGGACAGGAACATATCATCGAAACCCTGCCCCGCGCAGACGGCGGAGAAGTCAGCTACCGTATCACGCCCAATGCCTTTTTCCAGACGAACTCTAAAGGAGCGGAAGTTCTTTACCGAAAAAGTGCAGAGCTGGCTGCACCGAAAGCTGATGACGTTGTATGGGACCTTTTCTGCGGCTCCGGGGGCATAGGCATGTTCATGGCCAAGGATGTAGGCAGGATGATCGGAATTGAAGTTTCCGAGGAATCGGTTCAATCAGCAAAAGACAACGCAATGCTTAACGGACTGGAGAATACGCAATACATTGTGGGTAACCTCGCATCCGAAAAAGGACTGCCTGAAGATCTGCCACACCCTGATATGGTAATTGTGGACCCTCCACGTTCCGGCGTTCCCGATCCATCTTTGCAGAAACTGATAGAACTCGAACCAGAGAAAATTTTATACATTTCCTGCAACCCTTCCACCTTGGCCCGCGATGCTGCTAAAATGGAAGGCAAATATAAGCTGGAACGCTTTGCTGCAGTGGATATGTTTCCGCATACGGCCCATGTTGAATCCATCGCGCTGTTGACGAAAACCGGGTAA
- the rsmH gene encoding 16S rRNA (cytosine(1402)-N(4))-methyltransferase RsmH, with amino-acid sequence MESKKLIPEEVHTSVLLNEVIEWLAPKPGGRYLDGTLGMAGHSSAILKVAGEGAELAGLDRDEQALELAGERLATFGDRAHRFHLAFSKFEAALDELGWDTVDGVVLDLGVSSLHLDHAERGFSFIKDGPLDMRMDPAGGMPPASSIVNKGSYSDLNRILKLYGEEPLASKITKAIIAAREEEKITTTLQLASIVEKAYPAKRRALSRTHPATKTFQGLRIAVNSELEELQTFLDRIPERLSPGARVAIISFHSLEDRIVKKTFKAQSQSCDCPPMQPICTCGKVKLMNVMTKKPVLPTEEEMKVNTRSRSAKLRVAERTGEDG; translated from the coding sequence ATGGAAAGCAAGAAATTAATACCTGAAGAGGTTCACACTTCCGTCCTGCTGAATGAGGTCATTGAATGGCTGGCTCCCAAACCCGGAGGCCGCTACCTTGACGGTACCCTCGGCATGGCCGGGCATTCCAGCGCAATTTTAAAAGTCGCTGGCGAAGGTGCAGAACTGGCCGGATTGGACCGCGACGAGCAGGCCCTTGAACTGGCTGGCGAACGTTTAGCTACCTTCGGCGACCGTGCCCACAGATTCCATCTTGCTTTCAGTAAGTTTGAAGCAGCCCTCGATGAACTGGGCTGGGACACTGTTGACGGGGTTGTCCTTGATCTCGGTGTATCCTCCCTGCATCTGGACCACGCCGAGCGCGGGTTCAGCTTCATCAAGGACGGACCGCTGGATATGCGCATGGACCCGGCAGGCGGAATGCCCCCGGCTTCTTCCATTGTCAACAAAGGTTCATACTCCGACCTGAACAGGATTTTGAAACTGTACGGCGAAGAACCTCTGGCCTCCAAGATCACTAAGGCGATCATTGCGGCCCGGGAAGAAGAAAAAATTACCACCACCCTGCAGCTGGCCTCCATTGTGGAAAAAGCATACCCGGCCAAACGCAGGGCATTGTCCCGGACCCATCCGGCGACAAAAACTTTTCAGGGCTTGCGCATCGCCGTGAACTCCGAACTGGAAGAGTTGCAGACTTTTCTGGACCGGATTCCGGAAAGGCTCAGTCCCGGCGCAAGGGTCGCGATCATATCATTCCATTCATTGGAAGACCGTATCGTGAAAAAGACCTTCAAAGCCCAGTCTCAAAGCTGTGACTGCCCGCCCATGCAGCCAATCTGCACCTGCGGGAAGGTTAAGCTGATGAACGTGATGACCAAAAAACCGGTTCTTCCCACCGAGGAAGAAATGAAAGTCAATACACGCAGCCGCAGCGCAAAACTCCGTGTAGCCGAAAGGACCGGAGAAGACGGGTAG
- a CDS encoding HD domain-containing protein yields the protein MPIIRKSLLQLIFSGSFMKRWNDKLRPMEMVEVDKQAHKMIAAWILFVLNGEKLETREKIRLGNEIVEGGIFEYLFRMVITDIKPPVFYRIKENPEHYRKLSKWVLKQLRPRLMPLGKEFWERLTDYHLNPDDNALSRQILDASHMYASYSEFKLLKHLNQMDDELVGIEQSFIDRLKAYSGLDGVNELLHSETTPLGRFADICGRLRFQTRWSQTPRIPETSVLGHVFIVATFAWFFSLEKGACPSRRQNNFFTGLFHDMPELLTRDIISPVKQSDPTIGELIREYEEQEMERRIMAPLKENGYDQIADRLGYFLGVETGSEFDAAALVGGVAKKISTEELDARYNDDSYDPKDGELLKLCDHLAAFMEAYNALQNGITSPHLHQAYWRISQSYMEDPVVAGIHVGPLLADFE from the coding sequence ATGCCAATAATTCGAAAAAGCCTGCTCCAACTTATTTTTTCCGGTTCCTTCATGAAAAGATGGAATGACAAACTCCGCCCCATGGAAATGGTGGAGGTGGACAAACAGGCCCACAAGATGATCGCCGCATGGATTCTCTTTGTTCTTAACGGAGAGAAACTTGAAACAAGGGAAAAGATCAGGCTTGGTAATGAAATTGTCGAGGGTGGCATCTTTGAATACCTCTTCCGCATGGTCATTACAGACATCAAGCCCCCGGTCTTTTACCGTATTAAAGAGAACCCCGAACACTACCGCAAGCTTTCCAAATGGGTTCTCAAACAGCTCAGACCGCGGCTCATGCCCTTGGGCAAGGAATTCTGGGAAAGGCTCACCGATTACCACCTCAATCCCGATGACAATGCCCTTTCACGCCAGATTCTCGATGCCTCGCACATGTACGCCAGCTATTCAGAATTCAAGCTGCTCAAGCACCTCAACCAGATGGATGATGAACTGGTTGGAATCGAACAAAGTTTCATTGACCGCTTGAAAGCATATTCCGGCCTCGACGGAGTAAATGAACTTCTCCATTCGGAAACAACCCCGCTGGGAAGGTTCGCGGACATCTGCGGAAGGTTGCGCTTCCAGACCCGCTGGTCCCAGACACCGCGTATCCCGGAAACATCAGTTCTCGGACACGTCTTCATTGTCGCCACCTTTGCATGGTTTTTCAGTCTTGAAAAAGGAGCCTGCCCCTCCAGACGACAAAACAATTTCTTCACCGGACTTTTCCATGACATGCCTGAACTGCTGACCCGGGACATTATATCTCCGGTTAAACAATCAGATCCCACCATCGGCGAGCTGATCAGAGAATATGAAGAACAGGAGATGGAAAGAAGGATTATGGCTCCGCTGAAAGAAAACGGCTACGACCAGATTGCTGACCGGCTGGGCTATTTCCTCGGAGTGGAAACCGGTTCTGAGTTCGATGCTGCAGCTCTAGTTGGCGGAGTGGCCAAAAAAATCAGTACTGAAGAACTGGATGCCCGCTACAATGACGATTCCTACGATCCAAAGGACGGTGAACTGCTCAAGCTCTGCGACCATCTGGCCGCCTTCATGGAAGCATACAACGCCCTGCAGAACGGAATAACTTCCCCGCACCTGCATCAGGCATACTGGCGCATCAGCCAGAGTTATATGGAAGATCCGGTAGTTGCCGGAATTCACGTGGGGCCGCTGCTGGCTGACTTTGAGTAA
- a CDS encoding CBS domain-containing protein has translation MLLRKRAWDIMNEEFSTIEDSASLAEAVRALRDSMKEAPDNHIVVVKKKNGSLRGVVSIWTLLKAVEDMVLKDEDLTLTEEADWDRAFKRAGTACCSASLDEHIEEDVVILKPTDPMLVVLEIFRKKKRSWALVQEGGNIIGVVLLSDVYREVTRDLVQQF, from the coding sequence ATGCTGCTGAGAAAAAGAGCTTGGGACATAATGAATGAAGAATTTTCCACTATTGAAGACTCTGCAAGCCTTGCCGAGGCAGTACGCGCACTCCGGGACAGTATGAAAGAAGCACCGGACAATCATATTGTGGTGGTAAAAAAGAAAAACGGTTCCCTGCGCGGTGTCGTTTCCATCTGGACCCTGCTCAAGGCAGTGGAAGACATGGTGCTTAAAGATGAAGACCTGACTCTGACCGAAGAAGCGGATTGGGACCGGGCATTCAAACGTGCCGGAACAGCCTGCTGCTCCGCATCCCTAGATGAGCATATTGAAGAAGACGTGGTAATCCTTAAGCCCACCGACCCCATGCTGGTTGTACTTGAAATCTTTCGTAAAAAGAAAAGATCATGGGCACTGGTGCAGGAAGGCGGCAACATTATCGGCGTGGTGCTCTTGAGCGATGTCTATCGCGAAGTCACGCGCGATCTGGTCCAGCAGTTTTAA
- the mraZ gene encoding division/cell wall cluster transcriptional repressor MraZ, whose product MKFRGHAHRSMDAKGRLMLTPEYRDQVYADSPEGCVTLTIFEGNIVGFTPPDWAVLEEKLTSIKSPSRKLRNFIRIIISGSEEVSLDKQGRITIPSYLRKSGKLDKDVVLAGVGDRFEIWDKREYEALLEQDFDDVSDELAECGVELPF is encoded by the coding sequence ATGAAGTTCAGAGGTCATGCACATAGAAGCATGGATGCCAAAGGCAGACTGATGCTTACGCCGGAGTACCGGGATCAGGTATATGCTGATTCCCCGGAAGGCTGCGTGACCTTGACTATTTTCGAAGGAAACATAGTCGGCTTCACACCACCGGACTGGGCGGTACTCGAAGAGAAACTCACAAGTATCAAGAGCCCCAGCCGGAAGCTCAGAAATTTCATCCGAATAATCATATCAGGTTCCGAAGAAGTAAGCCTTGATAAACAAGGCCGAATCACCATCCCTTCCTATTTGCGGAAAAGCGGTAAACTCGACAAGGACGTGGTCCTTGCCGGAGTCGGCGACAGATTTGAAATCTGGGATAAGCGGGAATACGAAGCCCTGCTTGAACAGGATTTTGATGACGTATCCGATGAATTGGCTGAATGCGGAGTTGAACTCCCGTTCTAG
- a CDS encoding HD domain-containing phosphohydrolase: MSASKMDVPEGLNEEYYQISSDILQSFNKFRPPLDIFMFMEDVGRIASYYKVGGRLSKEQIEQLAGLVKDGFIFVSRKDHPVYVKHIAYQLDLVLIDRNLKESEIADIFIEALTMRMNEFLDQPVAAVTDKLWADLMVLTEYLWNDPYRIKALAKRLHKEHTLAQHSVNCGVLALAIFIRMKGKNFSSGDISRNHFDRLTAGFFLHDMGMSKIPLFIREKPKPLTTDERQKVDKHPMLGYEMLTKLDLKYKEIEACVIEHHERLNGKGYPQKKSGRDISQLGRIIAAIDSYCAMITKRPFAEAIDPQKAAALISQDKAYDPEVTKNIQAWAMTLKK; this comes from the coding sequence ATGAGTGCAAGTAAAATGGATGTCCCCGAGGGTTTGAACGAGGAATATTACCAGATCAGTTCCGATATTCTTCAGAGCTTCAATAAATTCAGACCTCCTTTGGATATCTTTATGTTCATGGAGGATGTCGGCCGTATCGCGTCTTACTATAAAGTTGGCGGACGGTTGAGCAAAGAACAGATTGAGCAGCTGGCCGGATTGGTAAAAGACGGTTTTATCTTTGTTTCCCGTAAAGACCATCCTGTTTATGTAAAGCACATTGCCTACCAGCTGGATCTTGTGCTCATCGACCGTAATCTTAAGGAAAGCGAGATTGCGGATATTTTCATCGAAGCGCTGACCATGCGTATGAATGAGTTTCTGGACCAGCCTGTAGCGGCTGTCACCGATAAGCTCTGGGCCGACCTGATGGTCCTCACCGAATATCTTTGGAATGATCCCTATAGAATCAAGGCACTTGCCAAAAGGCTGCACAAAGAACACACCCTTGCCCAGCATAGCGTAAACTGTGGTGTACTCGCTCTTGCAATATTTATCCGTATGAAGGGTAAGAATTTTTCCAGTGGGGATATCAGCCGAAACCATTTTGACAGGCTCACTGCCGGTTTTTTTCTGCACGATATGGGTATGAGCAAGATTCCCCTGTTCATTAGGGAAAAGCCAAAACCGTTGACCACAGATGAACGACAGAAAGTGGATAAGCACCCCATGCTCGGTTATGAAATGCTTACCAAGCTCGATCTCAAGTACAAGGAAATTGAAGCTTGCGTCATTGAGCATCACGAAAGACTGAACGGTAAAGGGTACCCTCAGAAGAAGTCCGGGCGTGATATCAGTCAGTTGGGCCGTATTATCGCCGCGATTGATTCTTATTGCGCCATGATTACCAAGCGTCCCTTTGCTGAAGCAATTGACCCGCAGAAGGCTGCGGCGCTGATTTCACAGGACAAGGCTTACGATCCGGAAGTGACCAAGAATATTCAAGCCTGGGCCATGACTTTGAAGAAGTAA